One segment of Amycolatopsis alba DSM 44262 DNA contains the following:
- a CDS encoding S8 family serine peptidase yields MAAARKSRGTRVRHLGLAGRTGTVLLAAGIGVLSPASVALPAWAQQSNVAPDAGGYYATPPPVDPSKRPADTGKPDETYEQKTQCVQRSKLGGDQVDIKNRPWGQEYLQIQKVHELMRGATGSVGANIKVAVIDTGVTAHPYFNGRVESGGDYVATPNGGKAPGLEDCDGHGTEVAGIIAANPPDASIGFRGVAPDATIMSIRQSSQNYEKAEKKAEPPAPPSSSSGPPASSNNPPGSQLPPSSQGNGAVGGSADGTAPGQDKGGRQQEQGKTAGTLKTLAQAVVRAVDRGAQVINMSVDNCRPATGGITEGEQQLQAAVNYAVEHDVVVVAAAGNVGDKCPQNDQPDPKSPKMIVTPPWFADDVLSVAAIDDTGGVADFSVNGPWVSVAAPGTKIISLDPADGSSSLANLTIEGNGQPGAIQGTSFAAPYVAGVAALVRAKFRGLKAREVMNRIKATAQHPAAPGGRDNFVGFGVIDPIAALTAIVPSEADKAKPVPLPANLPPSNDRDSAPMIVALAGTGGGLVALLVTLFVVHSVRRNRPTPAPARKTP; encoded by the coding sequence ATGGCCGCAGCGCGGAAGTCCAGGGGGACGCGCGTCCGCCACCTCGGCCTCGCCGGACGTACCGGAACGGTGCTGCTGGCGGCCGGAATCGGTGTTCTCTCGCCGGCGTCGGTGGCGCTTCCCGCGTGGGCGCAGCAAAGCAATGTCGCGCCGGACGCCGGTGGCTACTACGCGACGCCACCTCCGGTGGACCCGTCCAAGAGGCCGGCGGACACAGGCAAGCCGGACGAGACTTACGAGCAGAAGACGCAGTGCGTGCAACGCAGCAAGCTCGGCGGCGACCAGGTCGACATCAAGAACCGCCCGTGGGGCCAGGAGTACCTGCAGATCCAGAAGGTGCACGAGCTCATGCGCGGCGCCACCGGTTCGGTCGGCGCGAACATCAAGGTCGCGGTGATCGACACCGGTGTCACCGCGCACCCTTACTTCAACGGTCGCGTCGAATCGGGGGGCGACTACGTCGCGACTCCCAACGGCGGCAAGGCACCGGGGCTCGAAGACTGCGACGGCCACGGCACCGAGGTTGCGGGGATCATCGCCGCGAACCCGCCCGACGCGAGTATCGGGTTCCGCGGGGTCGCACCGGACGCCACGATCATGTCGATCCGGCAGTCGAGCCAGAACTACGAGAAGGCGGAGAAGAAGGCCGAGCCGCCTGCGCCGCCCTCGTCCAGTTCCGGTCCGCCTGCTTCGTCGAACAACCCGCCGGGTTCACAGCTTCCGCCGTCCTCACAGGGAAACGGCGCTGTCGGAGGTTCGGCGGACGGGACAGCGCCCGGTCAGGACAAGGGCGGACGCCAGCAGGAACAGGGCAAGACCGCGGGGACTCTGAAGACGCTCGCGCAGGCCGTGGTCCGCGCCGTCGACAGGGGCGCTCAGGTGATCAACATGTCGGTCGACAACTGTCGCCCGGCCACCGGCGGCATCACCGAAGGCGAGCAGCAACTCCAGGCGGCGGTGAACTACGCCGTCGAGCACGACGTCGTCGTCGTCGCGGCGGCAGGCAACGTCGGTGACAAGTGCCCGCAGAACGACCAGCCGGACCCCAAGTCTCCCAAGATGATCGTCACGCCGCCGTGGTTCGCCGACGACGTGCTGTCCGTCGCGGCGATCGACGACACCGGCGGTGTCGCGGATTTCAGCGTCAACGGGCCGTGGGTCAGCGTCGCCGCCCCGGGCACCAAGATCATTTCGCTCGACCCGGCGGACGGATCGAGCAGCCTGGCCAACCTGACCATCGAGGGCAACGGGCAACCCGGCGCCATCCAGGGGACCAGCTTCGCCGCACCGTACGTCGCCGGAGTGGCCGCTCTTGTGCGCGCGAAGTTCAGAGGGCTGAAAGCGCGTGAAGTGATGAACCGGATCAAGGCGACGGCGCAGCACCCCGCGGCGCCGGGCGGCCGGGACAACTTCGTCGGCTTCGGGGTCATCGACCCGATCGCGGCGCTGACGGCGATCGTGCCGTCGGAGGCGGACAAGGCCAAGCCGGTCCCGCTGCCCGCGAATCTGCCGCCGTCGAACGACCGCGATTCCGCGCCGATGATCGTCGCGCTCGCCGGGACCGGCGGGGGCCTGGTGGCGTTGCTCGTCACACTGTTCGTGGTGCACTCGGTCCGCCGCAACCGGCCGACCCCCGCCCCCGCCCGCAAGACCCCCTAG
- the eccD gene encoding type VII secretion integral membrane protein EccD: protein MTVVAPRTRIDVALPADVAVADLLPMLLEMAKEATPDGGARHGGWALAKLGDAPLDPSRTLASLGVVDGELLQLRKRNENPPPPLYDDVVDAIAESSPDSFRPWTKETARRFGHIAGGLALFFSALALFTSGSFYGGNALAAAIAGGVGAIACVAVGATLAKAYKAEATGVLIAATGGLPLAFVSGFYIVPGLSLWANLLLASTLVIIVAAVCILVIGHGITTFIAAATTATISALTFLAATLIDTPIAGVAAGATAFSLACISILPRATIKLAALPTPHVPGSAEELKEDSGFPDYRAIERRTAVAHEYMTGLLTGCGAATALFAIIASTSPSIFGKILGVVATLVLLLRARAYANGAQAIALLTTGMVSGAGILLGWMWSASPLNRVLFVFGALLLIGAAALVVGVIFPNQRFSPPLRRTVEIFEAVFIATVLPLALGVMDLYTTLRHLNFK from the coding sequence GTGACGGTGGTCGCGCCACGCACCCGGATCGACGTGGCTTTGCCGGCTGACGTCGCGGTGGCGGACCTGCTGCCCATGCTGTTGGAAATGGCGAAAGAGGCGACGCCGGACGGCGGCGCCCGCCACGGCGGCTGGGCATTGGCGAAACTAGGCGACGCGCCGCTCGACCCGAGCCGGACCCTCGCGTCCCTCGGTGTCGTCGACGGCGAACTGCTGCAGTTGCGCAAGCGCAACGAGAACCCGCCGCCCCCGCTGTACGACGACGTCGTCGACGCGATCGCCGAGTCGTCCCCGGACAGCTTCCGGCCGTGGACCAAGGAGACGGCGCGCCGCTTCGGGCACATCGCGGGTGGCCTGGCGCTGTTCTTCTCGGCTCTCGCGCTCTTCACCAGCGGGTCGTTCTACGGCGGGAACGCCCTCGCCGCCGCGATCGCGGGCGGTGTCGGCGCGATCGCGTGCGTCGCGGTCGGCGCGACGCTGGCCAAGGCCTACAAGGCCGAGGCGACCGGGGTGCTGATCGCCGCGACGGGCGGTCTGCCGCTGGCCTTCGTCAGTGGGTTCTACATCGTGCCGGGGCTGTCTCTGTGGGCGAATCTGCTGCTCGCGAGCACCCTCGTGATCATCGTGGCGGCGGTCTGCATCCTCGTCATCGGGCACGGGATCACCACCTTCATCGCGGCCGCGACGACGGCCACGATCTCGGCGCTGACGTTCCTGGCCGCGACCCTCATCGACACCCCGATCGCCGGTGTCGCCGCCGGCGCGACCGCGTTCTCGCTGGCCTGCATCTCGATCCTGCCGCGCGCGACGATCAAGCTCGCGGCGCTGCCGACACCGCATGTTCCCGGCAGCGCCGAAGAACTCAAGGAAGACTCGGGCTTCCCCGACTACCGCGCCATCGAGCGCCGTACCGCGGTCGCCCACGAATACATGACCGGTCTGCTGACCGGCTGCGGCGCGGCCACGGCGCTGTTCGCGATCATCGCCTCCACGTCTCCGTCGATCTTCGGGAAGATCCTCGGCGTGGTCGCCACGCTGGTCCTGCTCTTGAGGGCTCGGGCGTACGCGAACGGCGCGCAGGCCATCGCGCTGCTGACCACCGGCATGGTGTCCGGCGCGGGCATCCTGCTCGGCTGGATGTGGTCGGCGAGCCCGCTGAACCGCGTCCTGTTCGTGTTCGGCGCGCTGCTGCTGATCGGCGCCGCCGCGCTCGTGGTCGGCGTGATCTTCCCGAACCAGCGCTTCTCGCCGCCGCTGCGACGGACCGTGGAGATCTTCGAGGCCGTTTTCATCGCGACGGTGCTCCCGCTGGCGCTCGGCGTCATGGACCTCTACACGACGCTGCGCCACCTCAACTTCAAGTGA
- a CDS encoding type VII secretion protein EccC, whose translation MSTLQFKKSPRLAAPRPPGGEVHLEPPPEVPRTIPGNIVMKLLPAVMIVASLGMMVFMFTTGGRNPMMMMMGGMMVLSTVGMMAGGGGKGGGAKKAEMDEDRKDYLRYLGQMRDRAREAMVDQRAALEWVHPDPQTLWSLAASRRMWERRQNDQDFLHLRVGRSSHRLATRLVPPQTGPVDELEPIATLALRRFVRAHSIVPDLPTQITLRGFAAVSMQGDRGLTRGLTRAMLAQLVTFHSPDDVLIAVATAGRAKEEWEWAKWLPHAQHPALADGIGQLRMMAGSLAQIEQWLDEELRDRQRFSRNATPAPDQPHVVIIVDDAEVTREEQIILEEGLVGVTLIDLSDSIGNLAARRGLRLVVEEDRLGARSAGGVEWFGRPDTLSVVESEALARLLAPYRVGTAAQDAAEEEPLLSNPGLLELLGIPGDPMTFDVQQAWRPRPVRDRYRVPFGVGEYGQPVELDIKEAAMEGMGPHGLCIGATGSGKSEFLRTLVLGMLATHSSSTLNFVLVDFKGGATFLGLDAAPHVSAVITNLADEVTLVDRMKDALAGEMNRRQEALKNGGNFKNVWEYEKARENGADLDPLPALFIVCDEFSELLAAKPDFIDLFVAIGRLGRSLQMHMLLASQRLEEGKLRGLDSHLSYRIGLKTFSAAESRAAIGVPDAFELPSVPGGGYLKYDTSTLVRFKASYVSGPYRPAGIKAAGPVATVVRADKRPQLFVPDFVELPKEPEPQQIEAAPVEEAKSEEAVEPSELDVIVSRLIGQGPPAHEVWLPPLKEPNSLDTLLPNLNPTDDRGLSPVGFFGNGRLQVPMGIVDRPYEQRRDLLWADFAGAAGHGVIVGGPQSGKSTMLRTLIMSMALTHTPEEAQFYALDLGGGTLAGLQGLPHVGGVAVARREPDKARRIVAELTTLLTEREGRFGAMGIDSMNEFRNRKRRGEIKPEEDAFGDAFLIVDNWKALRDDFDELEVSITKLATQGLSYGVHVIIAANRWADIRPAIKDMIGTRFELRLGDPSESDIDRRVAVNVPAGRPGRGLTRDKLHLLTGLPRIDGSSNPDDVAAGVADAVAKIKAAWRGRPAPQVRLLPEMVTYDEVLSIDSKRNTKLVPIGVNEEDLQPIYLDFAADSHFYAFADGESGKTNLLRQITRGITERYTTQEAVIILVDYRRTMLGFVGGDQLLGYAVSAAQLDSMVKDVHGSMTRRLPGPDVTQEQLKTRSWWTGPELFVIVDDYDLVATQSANPLKPLAEFLAQAKDVGLHVIAVRRSGGASRAMFDPILGKLREIAAPGMVMNGSRDEGNLVGNVKPSQMPPGRGNLVTRKHGKQLMQVSWIQPD comes from the coding sequence ATGAGCACGCTGCAGTTCAAGAAGTCACCGCGGCTGGCGGCGCCGCGCCCGCCGGGCGGCGAGGTGCATCTCGAACCGCCGCCTGAGGTGCCGCGCACTATCCCCGGCAACATCGTCATGAAGCTGCTTCCCGCGGTGATGATCGTCGCTTCCCTCGGGATGATGGTCTTCATGTTCACCACGGGTGGACGCAATCCCATGATGATGATGATGGGCGGCATGATGGTGCTCAGCACCGTCGGCATGATGGCCGGTGGTGGGGGCAAGGGCGGCGGCGCCAAAAAGGCCGAGATGGACGAGGACCGCAAGGACTACCTGCGCTACCTCGGCCAGATGCGCGACAGGGCCCGCGAGGCCATGGTCGACCAGCGCGCCGCTCTCGAATGGGTCCACCCCGACCCGCAGACCCTGTGGTCGCTGGCCGCGAGCCGCCGTATGTGGGAACGCCGCCAGAACGACCAGGACTTCCTCCACCTCCGCGTCGGCCGCAGCTCGCACCGTCTCGCGACGCGGCTCGTGCCGCCGCAGACCGGCCCGGTCGACGAACTGGAGCCGATCGCCACGCTGGCCCTGCGCCGGTTCGTCCGCGCGCACTCGATCGTCCCGGACCTGCCGACGCAGATCACCCTCCGCGGGTTCGCCGCGGTCAGCATGCAGGGCGACCGCGGCCTCACCCGCGGCCTCACCAGGGCGATGCTGGCCCAGCTGGTCACCTTCCACAGCCCCGACGACGTCCTCATCGCGGTCGCGACGGCGGGCCGCGCCAAGGAGGAGTGGGAGTGGGCGAAGTGGCTGCCGCACGCCCAGCACCCGGCGCTCGCCGACGGTATCGGCCAGCTGCGCATGATGGCGGGTTCCCTCGCGCAGATCGAGCAGTGGCTCGACGAGGAACTCCGTGACCGCCAGCGGTTCTCCCGCAACGCGACGCCCGCCCCGGACCAGCCGCACGTCGTCATCATCGTCGACGACGCCGAGGTCACCCGCGAAGAGCAGATCATCCTCGAAGAGGGTCTGGTCGGCGTCACCCTGATCGACCTTTCCGACTCCATCGGCAACCTCGCGGCCCGTCGTGGCCTGCGGCTGGTCGTCGAGGAAGACCGCCTCGGCGCGCGCAGCGCCGGCGGCGTCGAGTGGTTCGGCCGCCCGGACACGCTCAGCGTGGTCGAATCCGAAGCACTGGCGCGCCTCCTCGCCCCGTACCGCGTCGGCACCGCCGCACAGGACGCCGCCGAGGAAGAGCCGCTGCTGTCCAACCCTGGTCTGCTCGAACTGCTGGGCATCCCCGGCGACCCGATGACCTTCGACGTCCAGCAGGCCTGGCGCCCGCGCCCGGTGCGGGACCGCTACCGCGTCCCGTTCGGCGTCGGCGAGTACGGCCAGCCGGTCGAGCTGGACATCAAGGAAGCCGCGATGGAGGGCATGGGCCCGCACGGCCTGTGCATCGGGGCGACCGGTTCCGGTAAGTCCGAGTTCCTCCGGACGCTGGTGCTGGGCATGCTCGCCACGCACTCGTCGAGCACGCTGAACTTCGTCCTCGTCGACTTCAAGGGTGGTGCGACGTTCCTCGGTCTGGACGCCGCCCCGCACGTTTCCGCGGTCATCACCAACCTCGCGGACGAGGTCACGCTGGTCGACCGTATGAAGGACGCGCTGGCGGGCGAGATGAACCGGCGCCAGGAGGCGCTGAAGAACGGCGGTAACTTCAAGAACGTCTGGGAGTACGAGAAGGCCCGCGAGAACGGCGCCGACCTCGACCCGCTGCCCGCGCTCTTCATCGTCTGTGACGAGTTCTCCGAGCTGCTGGCCGCGAAGCCGGACTTCATCGACCTGTTCGTCGCCATCGGACGGCTGGGCCGGTCGCTGCAGATGCACATGCTTCTCGCGTCGCAGCGGCTGGAAGAGGGCAAGCTGCGCGGTCTCGACTCGCACCTGTCCTACCGCATCGGCCTGAAGACCTTCTCCGCCGCGGAATCCCGTGCCGCGATCGGCGTGCCCGACGCGTTCGAGCTGCCGTCCGTGCCCGGTGGCGGTTACCTCAAGTACGACACCTCGACGCTGGTCCGCTTCAAGGCCTCGTACGTCTCGGGCCCGTACCGGCCCGCGGGCATCAAGGCGGCGGGCCCGGTCGCGACCGTGGTCCGCGCGGACAAGCGGCCGCAGCTGTTCGTCCCGGACTTCGTCGAGCTGCCGAAGGAACCGGAGCCGCAGCAGATCGAGGCCGCCCCGGTGGAAGAGGCCAAGTCGGAGGAGGCCGTCGAGCCCAGTGAGCTCGACGTGATCGTGTCCCGGCTGATCGGCCAGGGCCCGCCCGCGCACGAGGTGTGGCTGCCGCCGCTGAAGGAACCGAACTCGCTCGATACGCTGCTGCCGAACCTGAACCCCACCGACGACCGCGGTCTTTCCCCGGTCGGGTTCTTCGGCAACGGACGGCTGCAGGTGCCGATGGGCATCGTCGACCGTCCGTACGAACAGCGACGTGACCTGCTCTGGGCCGACTTCGCCGGTGCCGCCGGGCACGGTGTGATCGTCGGTGGCCCGCAGTCGGGCAAGTCGACCATGCTCCGGACGCTGATCATGTCGATGGCGCTGACCCACACCCCCGAGGAAGCGCAGTTCTACGCGCTCGACCTCGGTGGCGGTACGTTGGCCGGTCTCCAGGGCCTGCCGCACGTCGGTGGCGTCGCCGTCGCCCGGCGCGAGCCGGACAAGGCCCGCCGGATCGTGGCCGAGCTGACCACCCTGCTCACCGAGCGGGAAGGCCGGTTCGGTGCCATGGGCATCGACTCCATGAACGAGTTCCGCAACCGCAAGCGCCGCGGCGAGATCAAGCCCGAGGAAGACGCCTTCGGTGACGCCTTCCTGATCGTCGACAACTGGAAGGCGCTGCGGGACGACTTCGACGAGCTGGAGGTCTCGATCACCAAGCTCGCCACCCAGGGTCTTTCCTACGGCGTGCACGTGATCATCGCGGCGAACCGGTGGGCGGACATCCGCCCGGCGATCAAGGACATGATCGGTACCCGGTTCGAGCTGCGCCTCGGTGACCCGAGCGAATCGGACATCGACCGCCGGGTCGCGGTGAACGTCCCGGCCGGACGTCCCGGCCGCGGGCTGACCAGGGACAAGCTGCACCTGCTGACCGGGCTTCCCCGTATCGACGGATCGAGCAACCCGGACGACGTCGCCGCCGGTGTCGCCGACGCGGTGGCGAAGATCAAGGCCGCGTGGCGGGGCCGCCCGGCGCCGCAGGTCCGCCTGCTGCCCGAGATGGTCACCTACGACGAGGTCCTGTCCATCGATTCCAAGCGCAACACGAAGCTGGTGCCGATCGGCGTCAACGAGGAAGACCTCCAGCCGATCTACCTCGACTTCGCCGCCGATTCGCACTTCTACGCGTTCGCGGACGGCGAGTCGGGCAAGACGAACCTGCTGCGGCAGATCACCAGGGGCATCACCGAGCGGTACACGACGCAGGAAGCGGTCATCATCCTCGTCGACTACCGCCGCACGATGCTCGGCTTCGTCGGCGGGGACCAGCTGCTCGGCTACGCGGTTTCCGCCGCGCAGCTGGACAGCATGGTCAAGGACGTCCACGGGTCGATGACCCGGCGGCTCCCCGGTCCGGACGTCACGCAGGAGCAGCTGAAGACCCGGTCGTGGTGGACCGGTCCGGAGCTGTTCGTCATCGTCGACGACTACGACCTGGTCGCCACGCAGTCGGCCAACCCGCTGAAGCCGCTCGCCGAGTTCCTCGCGCAGGCGAAGGACGTCGGTCTGCACGTCATCGCGGTGCGCCGGAGCGGTGGCGCGAGCCGGGCGATGTTCGACCCGATCCTCGGCAAGCTCAGGGAGATCGCGGCGCCCGGTATGGTCATGAACGGCTCACGGGACGAGGGCAACCTCGTCGGCAACGTGAAGCCGAGCCAGATGCCTCCGGGCCGGGGAAACCTGGTGACCCGGAAGCACGGCAAGCAGCTCATGCAGGTCTCGTGGATCCAGCCGGACTGA
- a CDS encoding type VII secretion-associated protein gives MTVRVAVDFGTSSTCVVASINGREPQVVVVDGQPLMSSAVYAAPDGTLFVGQEAERQAAVDPSRYEPNPKRRIDEGDLLLGDNVLRVTDVVHAVLKRAVTEARRLAGDAEVELLVLTHPADWGATRTRLLRQAAGGLARQVALVPEPVAAAVYHAATFAPADLNSERTVEFSGRPGDALAVLDLGGGTVDVSVVQRMPGGPADRGLPAKRAGFQVLATRGDPSFGGADVDQALLEHVGSLVSSADPPEWRKLVEGRELTDRRRRRVLRQDVRGAKETLSRHAYTDVPMPPPFADAHVTREDLERIIAGPLGRAVELTVAAIGDSGLRPKQLTAIFLVGGSSRIPMVSRLVHERTGVVPTTLDQPETVVARGALRAVLIDPDRTGSLAGSAVSRVGGAPAPAPADRRPQFPHQPAPPPQIAFSPRNSTRPQGPPSPPMGQQGIAAPAPWRPGEPSRETKPAERGGKSKKTPWIIAAAAVAVAAVVGGVLFAVNSGDAEPEGRTFAQYDYRFIAPMDWTQTDDRVAKRQVVIHPNESLDGDDLVVAQEYVMDYDATADRQKLVDELGTGAGADPAKYSGFNGSANYAGKTVVYYRETKPKARVDWYVVAQGKIRVHIGCQYGTGSPFEQRVSAACEQVVKTMAVVN, from the coding sequence GTGACTGTGCGGGTAGCGGTGGACTTCGGGACATCGAGCACCTGCGTAGTCGCTTCGATCAACGGCCGCGAACCGCAGGTCGTCGTGGTGGACGGGCAGCCCCTGATGTCGTCGGCGGTCTACGCCGCGCCGGACGGGACGCTGTTCGTCGGCCAGGAGGCGGAACGGCAGGCGGCGGTCGATCCGTCGCGCTACGAGCCGAATCCGAAGCGCCGGATCGACGAAGGCGACCTGCTGCTGGGTGACAACGTCCTCCGCGTGACCGACGTCGTCCACGCCGTGCTGAAACGCGCGGTGACCGAGGCGCGCCGGCTCGCCGGTGACGCCGAGGTCGAACTGCTCGTCCTGACCCACCCGGCCGATTGGGGCGCGACCCGGACCCGTCTGCTCCGGCAGGCGGCGGGCGGGCTCGCGCGTCAGGTCGCCCTCGTGCCGGAGCCGGTCGCCGCGGCGGTCTATCACGCGGCGACGTTCGCCCCGGCCGATCTCAACTCCGAACGCACCGTCGAGTTCAGCGGCCGCCCCGGCGACGCCCTCGCGGTACTCGACCTCGGCGGCGGCACCGTCGACGTCTCCGTGGTCCAGCGCATGCCCGGCGGACCGGCGGATCGAGGTTTGCCCGCTAAACGCGCTGGGTTCCAGGTGCTGGCCACCCGCGGGGATCCGAGCTTCGGCGGGGCCGACGTCGACCAGGCGCTCCTGGAGCACGTGGGTTCGCTGGTGTCGTCCGCCGACCCGCCGGAATGGCGGAAGCTGGTCGAAGGCCGCGAACTGACCGACAGGCGGCGCCGCCGAGTTCTGCGGCAGGACGTGCGCGGCGCGAAGGAGACGCTGTCCCGGCACGCGTACACCGACGTGCCGATGCCGCCGCCGTTCGCCGACGCGCACGTGACCCGTGAGGACCTCGAGCGGATCATCGCGGGCCCGCTCGGCCGGGCGGTCGAGCTGACCGTGGCCGCGATCGGTGACTCCGGGCTGCGGCCCAAACAGCTGACGGCGATCTTCCTGGTGGGCGGGTCGAGCCGGATCCCGATGGTGTCCCGGCTGGTGCACGAGCGGACCGGTGTCGTGCCCACCACGCTGGACCAGCCGGAGACCGTGGTCGCCCGCGGTGCCCTGCGCGCGGTGCTGATCGACCCGGACCGGACGGGCTCGCTGGCGGGCTCCGCGGTCTCGCGGGTCGGTGGCGCCCCCGCCCCGGCCCCCGCCGACCGGCGCCCCCAGTTCCCCCACCAGCCTGCCCCGCCCCCGCAGATCGCGTTTAGCCCGCGAAACTCGACACGGCCGCAGGGGCCGCCGTCGCCGCCCATGGGTCAGCAGGGGATAGCGGCCCCGGCGCCGTGGCGGCCGGGTGAGCCGTCCCGCGAGACCAAGCCCGCCGAGCGGGGCGGGAAGAGCAAGAAGACGCCCTGGATCATCGCCGCGGCCGCGGTGGCCGTGGCGGCGGTCGTCGGCGGTGTCCTCTTCGCGGTCAACAGCGGGGATGCCGAGCCGGAAGGCCGGACGTTCGCCCAGTACGACTACCGCTTCATCGCGCCGATGGACTGGACCCAGACCGACGACCGCGTCGCCAAGCGCCAGGTGGTGATCCATCCGAACGAGTCCCTCGACGGGGACGACCTCGTGGTCGCCCAGGAGTACGTGATGGACTACGACGCCACCGCCGACAGACAGAAACTCGTCGACGAACTCGGCACCGGCGCGGGAGCGGATCCGGCCAAATACAGCGGCTTCAACGGTTCCGCGAACTACGCCGGCAAGACCGTCGTCTACTACCGCGAGACCAAGCCGAAGGCCCGCGTCGACTGGTACGTCGTCGCCCAGGGCAAGATCCGCGTCCACATCGGTTGCCAGTACGGCACCGGCTCACCGTTCGAACAGCGGGTGAGCGCGGCCTGCGAGCAGGTCGTCAAAACGATGGCGGTCGTCAACTGA
- a CDS encoding WXG100 family type VII secretion target, which translates to MAGGFTGTVEQFTESEKRVTEVRVAMDQNLSKLRDNIEATRAGWTGDAALAFNNVMTRFDGAGRKLNQALQNIGELLEQAGSKYNATEQQQQELIKSVNQGFGVLG; encoded by the coding sequence ATGGCTGGCGGATTTACCGGGACAGTTGAGCAGTTCACCGAGTCCGAGAAGCGCGTGACCGAGGTCCGCGTCGCGATGGACCAGAACCTCAGCAAGCTCCGCGACAACATCGAGGCCACCCGCGCGGGCTGGACCGGCGACGCGGCGCTCGCGTTCAACAACGTGATGACCCGTTTCGACGGTGCGGGCCGCAAGCTCAACCAGGCCCTCCAGAACATCGGTGAGCTCCTCGAGCAGGCCGGTTCGAAGTACAACGCGACCGAGCAGCAGCAGCAGGAGCTCATCAAGTCGGTCAACCAGGGCTTCGGCGTCCTCGGCTGA
- a CDS encoding WXG100 family type VII secretion target, translating into MGEMKVDYATIHAAADDCKSTGGELEGLFGQLKSDLSPLVNTWDGDAKVAYMAAQQEWDNSFEELKQLLAQVAGVLPQLADGYQSTEQGVTGLF; encoded by the coding sequence ATGGGCGAGATGAAGGTCGATTACGCCACGATTCACGCGGCGGCCGACGACTGCAAGAGCACCGGTGGCGAGCTGGAAGGCCTCTTCGGGCAGCTGAAGAGCGACCTGTCGCCGCTGGTCAACACCTGGGACGGTGACGCGAAGGTCGCGTACATGGCCGCTCAGCAGGAGTGGGACAACAGCTTCGAGGAGCTCAAGCAGCTTCTCGCGCAGGTCGCCGGCGTGCTGCCGCAGCTGGCCGACGGCTACCAGAGCACGGAGCAGGGCGTCACCGGCCTGTTCTGA
- a CDS encoding DUF4333 domain-containing protein, with protein MTEQQPQQPQQWWQPPANPANQQQGWQQEGQATGPHAGQWQQNDAGAASTGSYTGQWQQAGQPGVTGSFSGPWQQSGPPAPGAAWQQPQQQPAPQQDWQAQQQNPGTPPQGQYGGGFQPAQPAQSSQYGGLGAFGSGPEKKPKVSKKALLIGGIAAAVVVAGGVGAWLLGAFAGDTLDQKSVQDGVTRVLSEHYGEPDVKNVACPSGQPVENGTTFECTIDLSGQQKKVTVRVLNTTPEFEVGAPH; from the coding sequence ATGACCGAGCAACAACCTCAGCAGCCGCAGCAGTGGTGGCAGCCGCCCGCGAATCCCGCGAACCAGCAGCAGGGCTGGCAGCAGGAGGGCCAGGCCACCGGGCCGCATGCCGGGCAGTGGCAGCAGAACGACGCGGGCGCGGCGAGCACCGGCTCGTACACGGGGCAGTGGCAGCAGGCCGGCCAGCCCGGCGTCACCGGCTCGTTTTCCGGGCCCTGGCAGCAAAGTGGCCCGCCGGCGCCGGGCGCGGCCTGGCAGCAACCGCAGCAGCAGCCCGCGCCCCAGCAGGATTGGCAGGCACAGCAACAAAATCCGGGCACTCCCCCGCAAGGACAGTACGGCGGAGGGTTCCAGCCCGCACAGCCCGCACAGTCGTCGCAGTACGGCGGGCTCGGCGCTTTCGGGTCCGGACCGGAGAAGAAGCCGAAGGTTTCCAAGAAGGCTTTGCTGATCGGCGGAATCGCCGCGGCCGTGGTGGTCGCGGGCGGTGTCGGGGCCTGGCTGCTGGGCGCGTTCGCCGGCGACACCCTCGATCAGAAGTCCGTTCAGGACGGTGTCACCCGTGTGCTCAGCGAGCACTACGGGGAGCCGGACGTGAAAAACGTGGCGTGTCCTTCCGGCCAACCGGTGGAGAACGGCACCACCTTCGAGTGCACGATCGATCTTTCCGGACAGCAGAAGAAGGTCACCGTCCGGGTGCTGAACACCACCCCGGAATTCGAGGTCGGCGCGCCGCACTGA
- the rplM gene encoding 50S ribosomal protein L13, with protein sequence MPTYSPKPGDVTRAWHVIDAEDVVLGRLATEVATLLRGKHKPTYAPHVDTGDFVIIVNAEKVALTGNKREQKFAYRHSGYPGGLRKRSFGELLDTKPEHLLEKVVKGMLPKNKLGRAQAKKLKVYAGAEHPHAAQQPQAREITKIAQVAQ encoded by the coding sequence TTGCCCACGTACAGCCCCAAGCCCGGCGACGTCACTCGTGCCTGGCACGTGATCGACGCCGAGGATGTCGTGCTCGGCCGGCTCGCGACCGAGGTCGCCACGCTGCTGCGCGGCAAGCACAAGCCGACCTACGCCCCGCACGTGGACACCGGTGACTTCGTCATCATCGTCAACGCCGAGAAGGTTGCGCTCACCGGAAACAAGCGCGAGCAGAAGTTCGCGTACCGGCACAGCGGTTACCCCGGCGGTCTGCGGAAGCGCTCCTTCGGCGAACTGCTCGACACCAAGCCCGAGCACCTGCTCGAGAAGGTCGTCAAGGGCATGCTCCCGAAGAACAAGCTCGGCCGCGCCCAGGCGAAGAAGCTCAAGGTCTACGCCGGCGCCGAGCACCCGCACGCCGCGCAGCAGCCGCAGGCGCGCGAGATCACCAAGATCGCGCAGGTCGCGCAGTGA